From the Desulfocurvibacter africanus subsp. africanus DSM 2603 genome, one window contains:
- a CDS encoding universal stress protein has product MDVKTILWPTDLSENSLKALDHVRDLASKHGAQVILLYVGIDLKNYFPAYGNYPNPELYERFEEWEQQQARTRLDELCTSRLGGCPKLVTRIASGDAVEEILKVIKECKVDLVVMTSHGHGHGNRQQEILHPGHTAERVSRLSPVPVQLINPYET; this is encoded by the coding sequence ATGGACGTGAAAACCATACTCTGGCCCACCGATCTCTCCGAGAATTCCCTCAAGGCGCTCGATCATGTGCGTGACTTGGCCAGCAAGCACGGGGCGCAAGTCATCCTGCTCTACGTAGGCATCGACCTGAAGAACTATTTCCCGGCTTACGGCAACTATCCCAACCCGGAGCTGTACGAGCGGTTCGAGGAGTGGGAGCAGCAGCAGGCCCGCACGCGGCTGGACGAGCTGTGCACCAGCAGACTCGGCGGTTGTCCTAAGCTCGTCACGCGCATCGCCTCGGGCGATGCGGTCGAGGAGATCCTCAAGGTCATCAAAGAATGCAAGGTGGATCTCGTGGTCATGACCAGCCACGGCCATGGCCACGGCAACCGCCAGCAGGAAATCCTGCACCCCGGCCACACGGCCGAGCGGGTCAGCCGCCTTTCGCCCGTGCCCGTGCAGTTGATCAATCCTTATGAGACGTGA